GCGAAGATCCCGACCATGGCCGTGAGCACGCCGATCGCGGGCACGAGCAGCGGGAAGGCGAGTCCGGCGTCGCCGAAGGCCGCCTTGCCCAGGATCAGCGCGGCCACCAGGGTCACCGCGTACGACTCGAAGAGGTCGGCCGCCATGCCCGCACAGTCGCCGACGTTGTCGCCCACGTTGTCGGCGATGGTCGCGGCATTGCGCGGGTCGTCCTCCGGAATGCCCTGCTCGACCTTTCCGACCAGGTCGGCGCCGACGTCGGCGGCCTTGGTGAAGATGCCGCCGCCGACCCTCATGAACATGGCGATGAGGGCGGCGCCGAGTCCGAATCCCTCCAGCACCTTCGGCGCGTCGGCCGCGTACACCAGCACCACGCAGGCCGCGCCGAGCAGGCCGAGCCCCACCGTGAACATGCCGACGACGCCGCCCGTACGAAATGCGATCTTCATTGCCTTGTGCGAGACGGCGGTGAGATCCTTTTCCGGTTCGCCTTCCGCCGGAGTCGCTTCCCGTGCCGCCGCGGCGACACGTACGTTGCTGCGCACGGCGAGCCACATACCGATATAGCCGGTGGCCGCCGAGAACGCCGCTCCGATCAAGAAGAACGCCGATCGGCCGGCCCGCTGACTCCAGTCGTCCGCGGGCAGCAGCATGAGCAGGAAGAAAACGACGACGGCGAATACGCCGAGTGTGCGCAGCTGCCGGGCCAGATAGGCGTTGGCGCCCTCCTGGACCGCCGCCGCGATCTTCTTCATGCTGTCGGTGCCTTCGCCGGCCGCGAGGACCTGGCGCAGCAGTACGCCCGCGACCACGAGGGCGGCCAACGCCACGACCGCGATGACCACCACCAGGAGGCGGTTGCCGTCGGTCAGCTCCGCGGCTGCGAGGGTAGTCGGGTGATCCAACGGATGAGAGGTGGGAAGCCCCGCCATTCGTCCTCCTTGACGCTTGGGCTGAGCTCAAGATGTGGACGGATTGTAGGTACCGGAACCTGATCAAAACAGTGTCCGGCAAACGAAATTCGCCTTTTCGTCAAGTAATGCCTTAAAGGCATTGATCGTGAATTGCTTCACGAATTGCAGTCGATTTAGGTCGCCGCATGATTCACTTCTCGTGACTGACTTCTCATGATTCACTCGCGAGATCACTGCAAGCATGCACGACTACCCAGGTCCGCGCATGCCAAAGGGCCCCACCGGAGTGGGGCCCTTCAGGAAAAACCCGAACGCTGTGGACGGCTCAGGTCAGCGTGGCCGTCACCGCAGCCGACGGCCAGGTCATACGGATCTGCCCGCCGTGCTCTCCGGCGGTGACCTCCACGTCGTCCACGAGGCCGCTGATGACCGCGAGGCCCATCTCGTCCTCCTCGGCCTCCACGTCGCCGCCGGAACCGGGAGCCCGGTCTCCGGGCGCCGTACGCGGCGCCTCGTCGCCGACCTCGATGGAGAACTGTTTCTCCTCCTCGATCAACAGCACCTTCACGGGCGCGGTGATACCGCCCGTCTGGTGCAGTCCGACGGCGCGGGAGCAGGCCTCACCGACGGCGAGCCGCACCTCGTCGAGAACGGCCTCGTCCACCCCGGCCCTGCGCGCCACCGCCGCCGCCACCAGTCGGGCGGTCCTGACGTGCTCGGGCAGCGCGCTGAAGCGGAGTTCAACGGTGGCCATGCGTCCCCCTCGGAACTACGGGCGTGCTGTCAGGGGGGCCGGGCCACCGAGGCCCGGACCCCCTACGTTGTTCGACCATCCGTGCCGGGCCGCGGGGGCCCGGCAGGGGTGGTCAGTCGGTGGCAGCGACCGCTTCGTCGACCGAGGTGTGAATGGGGAACACCTTGGTCAGACCAGTGATGCGGAAGATCTTCAAAATACGCTCCTGGTTGCATACCAGGCGGAGCGAGCCCTCATGGGCACGCACCCGCTTCAGTCCGCCCACCAGTACGCCGAGCCCGGTGGAGTCGAGGAAGTCCACGCCCTCCATGTCGA
The window above is part of the Streptomyces sp. NBC_00425 genome. Proteins encoded here:
- a CDS encoding ATP-binding protein — encoded protein: MATVELRFSALPEHVRTARLVAAAVARRAGVDEAVLDEVRLAVGEACSRAVGLHQTGGITAPVKVLLIEEEKQFSIEVGDEAPRTAPGDRAPGSGGDVEAEEDEMGLAVISGLVDDVEVTAGEHGGQIRMTWPSAAVTATLT
- the bldG gene encoding anti-sigma factor antagonist BldG, whose translation is MDLSLSTRTVGDRTVVEVGGEIDVYTALKLREQLVELVNDGNFHLVVDMEGVDFLDSTGLGVLVGGLKRVRAHEGSLRLVCNQERILKIFRITGLTKVFPIHTSVDEAVAATD